A genomic region of Bradyrhizobium sp. ORS 278 contains the following coding sequences:
- the pdxA gene encoding 4-hydroxythreonine-4-phosphate dehydrogenase PdxA, giving the protein MTIPLALTLGEPAGIGPDITLLAWLRRAELGLPAFYVLGDPAFLAQRAKLLDLQIPIAEARPEEASQAFASALPVVSTGHRITAPPGRPDATSAEAAIGSIRQAVADVKAGRAGAVVTNPIAKAVLYRAGFAHPGHTEFLAELAADGGTVPQPVMMLWSPMLAVVPVTIHVALRDAIEQLTSPLITSTTRIVAASLRRYFGVSRPRIAMSGLNPHAGEDGTLGTEEDTIIAPAIANLRNAGIDVQGPLPADTMFHQAARKTYDCAVCMYHDQALIPIKTLAFDDGVNVTLGLPFIRTSPDHGTAFGIAGKGSANPASLIAALQLAARMARQSS; this is encoded by the coding sequence ATGACGATTCCCCTCGCGCTCACGCTGGGCGAGCCAGCAGGCATTGGACCGGACATCACCCTGCTGGCCTGGCTGCGTCGCGCCGAGCTCGGTTTGCCCGCCTTCTATGTGCTCGGCGATCCCGCGTTCCTGGCGCAGCGCGCCAAGCTCCTGGACCTGCAGATTCCGATCGCCGAGGCGCGGCCCGAAGAGGCCTCGCAAGCGTTCGCGAGCGCCCTCCCCGTCGTCTCCACGGGACATCGCATCACCGCCCCGCCCGGCCGGCCCGACGCGACCAGCGCCGAGGCGGCCATCGGTTCGATCCGCCAGGCCGTGGCCGACGTCAAGGCCGGGCGCGCAGGCGCCGTCGTGACCAACCCGATCGCGAAGGCCGTTCTCTACCGCGCCGGCTTTGCGCATCCCGGCCACACCGAGTTTCTCGCCGAGCTGGCCGCCGATGGCGGCACCGTGCCGCAGCCCGTGATGATGCTGTGGTCGCCGATGCTGGCCGTCGTGCCCGTGACCATCCACGTCGCGTTGCGCGACGCGATCGAGCAGCTCACAAGCCCATTGATCACCTCGACGACCCGCATCGTTGCCGCCAGCCTGCGCCGCTATTTCGGCGTGTCGCGGCCGCGCATCGCGATGTCCGGGCTCAATCCGCATGCCGGCGAGGACGGCACGCTGGGCACCGAGGAAGACACCATCATTGCGCCTGCGATCGCAAATCTGCGCAACGCCGGCATCGATGTGCAGGGGCCGCTGCCGGCCGACACGATGTTTCACCAGGCGGCGCGCAAGACCTATGATTGCGCCGTCTGCATGTATCACGACCAGGCGCTGATCCCGATCAAGACGCTGGCCTTCGACGACGGCGTCAACGTCACGCTCGGCCTGCCCTTCATCCGGACATCCCCCGACCACGGCACGGCGTTCGGGATCGCCGGCAAGGGCAGCGCCAATCCGGCGAGTCTGATCGCGGCCCTGCAGCTCGCCGCGCGCATGGCCCGCCAATCGTCATGA
- a CDS encoding SurA N-terminal domain-containing protein yields the protein MTSPFLPRLLILPLCAVAALAWGAPMTSAHAQSIVVMVNGDPITDYDIEQRSKLNFLSTHKQQSRQEVLNELIDDKVKIKEGKKFGVEPSSSDIDQSFAGMGSRMRLNAEQLTRSLESQGVRPETLKQRIKAEIVWTSLVRGRYKERLFVSDKDVAAAVAAAGGDTGQQGQSFEYKMQPVVLIVPNSSNQGAMEIRQKEAEALRGRVQSCADANNISRTTANAVVKEIVVKTSADIPPNLRKLLDDTPIGHLTPPEATKQGIQMVALCARTPTTVDTPKAREIKEQMYAKKYEATSKAYLQEVRKAAMIEYR from the coding sequence ATGACGTCTCCGTTCCTTCCCCGCCTCTTGATCCTGCCCCTCTGCGCGGTCGCTGCGCTGGCCTGGGGCGCTCCAATGACATCGGCTCACGCCCAGAGCATCGTCGTCATGGTGAACGGCGATCCCATCACCGATTACGACATCGAGCAGCGCAGCAAGCTGAATTTCCTGAGCACACACAAGCAGCAGAGCCGCCAGGAGGTTCTCAACGAACTGATCGACGACAAGGTGAAGATCAAGGAAGGCAAGAAGTTCGGCGTCGAGCCATCCTCATCCGACATCGACCAGTCCTTCGCCGGCATGGGCTCGCGCATGCGCCTCAACGCCGAGCAGCTGACACGGTCGCTCGAGAGCCAGGGCGTGCGGCCGGAGACGCTCAAGCAGCGCATCAAGGCCGAGATCGTCTGGACCAGCCTTGTGCGCGGCCGCTACAAGGAACGCCTGTTCGTCTCGGACAAGGACGTCGCTGCAGCGGTCGCTGCCGCCGGCGGCGACACCGGTCAGCAGGGCCAATCCTTCGAATACAAGATGCAGCCTGTGGTTCTCATCGTGCCGAATTCGTCGAACCAGGGCGCGATGGAAATCCGGCAGAAGGAGGCCGAGGCGCTGCGTGGACGGGTGCAGAGCTGCGCGGACGCCAACAACATCTCCAGGACGACGGCGAATGCCGTCGTCAAGGAGATCGTCGTCAAGACCTCCGCCGATATCCCGCCTAACCTGCGCAAGCTGCTCGACGACACCCCGATCGGTCACCTGACCCCGCCAGAAGCCACCAAGCAGGGGATTCAGATGGTCGCGCTCTGCGCGCGTACACCCACCACGGTCGATACGCCGAAGGCGCGCGAGATCAAGGAACAGATGTACGCCAAGAAATATGAGGCGACGTCGAAGGCCTATCTGCAGGAAGTCCGCAAGGCGGCGATGATCGAATATCGCTGA
- a CDS encoding LPS-assembly protein LptD: MSFVAVRQTALAALRLHAVARVACARARCAGSAVLAGAFALTLGLVLATTVDALISPAAAQSFTYNPRPPKAPPPRVANDNQMLVQATEVDYDYNNSRVSAVGNVQLFYNGTSVEADRVIYDQKTKRLHAEGNIRMTDADGKITYANSLDLSDDYRDGFVDSLRVETEDQTRMAATRADRSKGNYTVFENGVYTACAPCKDDPKKPPLWQVKGARIIHDQTEKMLYFENAQLEFFGVPLAYIPYFSTPDPTVKRKSGFLMPGVTQTAGYGFGVDIPYYWAIAPDYDATFTPRITSKQGVLVQTEFRQRLENGGYQVRLYGIDQLNRNAFAGQPGDRQFRGGIDTKGQFALNDKWVFGWDGILLSDYTFLSDYRLAQYRDPFNSFMSLPTEAISQLFLTGVGSRSFFDVRAMHYLSFSGNQQTVPVVYPVLDYSNVLNYPVFGGEFSYKTNFVNLTREQAVFDPITTTANTNGLCTTTSADPLARLPTQCLLRAMPGTYTRLTAQAEWRKSFTDPFGQIWTPFAILRADAINANVTAQPGVGNFLPTGDTQALRLMPTVGLEYRYPFINVQPWGTTTIEPIAQVIIRPNETYAGRLPNEDAQSMVFDASNLFSVDKFSGYDRIEGGGRANVGVQATTQFDRGGTINVLFGQSYHLFGLNSFAVQDMNNTGIGSGLDKTASDYVTRVDYSPNRTYTFSMRSRFDQQTLNVQRFEAEAKANFDRWSVALTYGNYAADPAIGYLNRREGILGSGSVKVAPNWVVTGAARWDLAANKINQYVIGAGYVDDCFVLAANYVTSYNYTTGVTTPVLSHAYMLQIGLRTLANSSSTGAGGGIQ; encoded by the coding sequence GTGTCGTTCGTTGCCGTCCGTCAGACCGCGCTCGCCGCGCTCCGGCTGCATGCCGTTGCGCGTGTTGCGTGCGCGCGCGCCCGTTGCGCCGGGTCTGCCGTACTTGCAGGCGCGTTCGCGCTGACGCTCGGCCTCGTGCTCGCCACCACCGTGGACGCGTTGATCTCGCCTGCCGCCGCCCAGAGCTTCACCTACAATCCGCGGCCGCCGAAGGCACCGCCGCCCCGCGTCGCCAACGACAACCAGATGCTGGTTCAGGCGACAGAGGTCGATTACGACTACAACAACTCGCGCGTGTCGGCGGTCGGCAACGTGCAACTGTTCTACAACGGCACCTCGGTCGAAGCCGATCGGGTGATCTACGACCAGAAGACCAAGCGCCTGCATGCGGAAGGCAACATCCGCATGACCGACGCCGACGGCAAGATCACCTACGCCAACAGCCTCGACCTCTCCGACGATTATCGCGACGGCTTCGTCGATTCGCTGCGCGTCGAGACCGAGGACCAGACGCGGATGGCCGCGACCCGCGCCGACCGCTCCAAGGGCAATTACACCGTCTTCGAGAACGGTGTTTATACGGCCTGCGCGCCGTGCAAGGACGATCCGAAGAAGCCGCCGCTGTGGCAGGTCAAGGGTGCGCGCATCATCCACGACCAGACCGAGAAGATGCTGTATTTCGAGAACGCGCAGCTCGAATTCTTCGGCGTTCCGCTCGCCTATATCCCCTACTTCTCGACGCCCGATCCGACGGTCAAGCGCAAGAGCGGCTTCCTGATGCCGGGCGTCACCCAGACCGCCGGCTACGGCTTCGGCGTCGACATCCCCTATTACTGGGCGATCGCGCCGGATTACGACGCGACCTTCACGCCGCGCATCACCTCCAAGCAGGGCGTGCTGGTGCAGACCGAATTCCGCCAGCGCCTCGAGAATGGCGGCTATCAGGTCCGCCTCTACGGCATCGACCAGTTGAACCGCAACGCGTTCGCCGGCCAGCCCGGCGACCGCCAGTTCCGCGGCGGCATCGACACCAAGGGCCAGTTCGCGCTCAACGACAAATGGGTGTTCGGCTGGGACGGCATCCTGCTGTCCGACTATACGTTCCTGTCGGACTACCGGCTGGCGCAATATCGTGACCCGTTCAACTCGTTCATGAGCCTGCCGACGGAGGCGATCTCGCAGCTGTTTCTGACCGGTGTCGGCAGCCGCAGTTTCTTCGATGTCCGGGCGATGCACTATCTGAGCTTTTCGGGCAATCAGCAGACGGTGCCGGTGGTCTATCCGGTGCTGGATTACTCGAACGTGCTGAACTACCCGGTGTTCGGCGGCGAGTTCAGCTACAAGACGAACTTTGTCAATCTCACCCGCGAACAGGCGGTGTTCGATCCGATCACGACGACGGCCAACACCAACGGCCTCTGCACGACCACATCGGCTGATCCGCTCGCGCGGTTGCCGACGCAGTGCCTCTTGCGCGCGATGCCCGGCACCTACACCCGCCTGACCGCACAGGCGGAGTGGCGGAAGTCGTTCACAGATCCCTTTGGCCAGATCTGGACGCCATTCGCGATCCTGCGCGCCGACGCGATCAACGCCAACGTGACGGCGCAACCAGGCGTCGGCAACTTCCTGCCGACCGGCGATACCCAGGCGCTGCGGTTGATGCCGACCGTCGGCTTGGAATACCGCTATCCGTTCATCAACGTTCAGCCGTGGGGAACGACGACGATCGAGCCGATCGCCCAGGTCATCATCCGCCCGAACGAGACCTATGCCGGCCGGCTGCCGAACGAGGACGCGCAGAGCATGGTGTTCGACGCCAGCAATCTGTTCAGCGTCGACAAGTTCTCCGGCTACGACCGCATCGAGGGCGGCGGCCGCGCCAATGTCGGCGTTCAGGCCACCACGCAGTTCGATCGGGGCGGCACCATCAATGTGCTGTTCGGTCAGTCCTATCACCTGTTCGGCCTGAACTCCTTCGCCGTCCAGGACATGAACAACACCGGCATCGGCTCCGGCCTGGACAAGACCGCGTCCGATTACGTCACCCGGGTCGACTACTCGCCGAACCGCACCTACACGTTCAGCATGCGCAGCCGGTTCGATCAGCAGACGCTGAACGTCCAGCGCTTCGAGGCCGAGGCCAAGGCGAATTTCGACCGCTGGTCGGTCGCCCTTACCTACGGCAACTATGCCGCCGACCCGGCCATCGGCTACCTGAACCGCCGTGAGGGCATCCTCGGCAGCGGCTCGGTGAAGGTTGCGCCGAACTGGGTGGTGACGGGTGCGGCGCGCTGGGATCTCGCGGCCAACAAGATCAACCAGTATGTGATCGGCGCGGGCTACGTGGACGATTGTTTCGTGCTGGCCGCCAACTACGTAACGTCCTATAATTACACGACAGGCGTCACCACCCCCGTTCTGAGCCATGCCTACATGCTGCAGATCGGACTTCGGACGCTGGCCAATTCGTCGTCGACGGGAGCCGGAGGAGGCATCCAGTAG
- the lptG gene encoding LPS export ABC transporter permease LptG, with the protein MSMVTNTLGRYFAGRFLVSAVGVFASIFLLLVLVDYIEMVRRTSGLASASALMVAETSLFRVPQLLEKMMPFCVLIGAMTCYLALSRRLELVVARAAGVSAWQFIAPALASAIVLGLMATTLYNPMSANLRELSKRMEAELFGSAPGGGVQDASGFWLNQLNPDGSVIINAARSEQQGVRLTGLTLFRFDTKNRFKDRIEAREASLEDGQWVFKSVRRFSLDAPPVDEPTFILPTTLTPAQVRNSFSTPETVSFWQLPSYIRSSESSGFATAGYRLQYHKLIAQPFLLAAMVMLAASVSLRFFRMGGVQKMVLSGVGAGFLLYVLSKVTEDLSKAALMDPIAAAWLPVFVGGLTGFMALLYQEDG; encoded by the coding sequence ATGAGCATGGTCACCAACACACTTGGCCGCTACTTCGCCGGCCGTTTCCTGGTCTCCGCTGTCGGCGTGTTCGCGAGCATCTTCCTGCTCCTCGTGCTCGTCGATTACATCGAGATGGTGCGCAGGACCTCGGGGCTGGCCTCCGCCTCGGCGCTCATGGTGGCTGAAACGTCGCTCTTTCGCGTGCCGCAGTTGCTCGAGAAGATGATGCCGTTCTGCGTACTGATCGGCGCCATGACCTGCTATCTCGCGCTGTCGCGCCGGCTCGAGCTGGTGGTCGCGCGCGCCGCCGGCGTGTCCGCCTGGCAGTTCATCGCGCCGGCGCTCGCCAGCGCGATCGTGCTCGGCCTGATGGCGACGACGCTCTACAACCCGATGTCGGCCAATCTGCGCGAACTGTCCAAGCGCATGGAGGCTGAATTGTTCGGCTCCGCGCCGGGCGGCGGCGTGCAGGATGCGTCGGGCTTCTGGCTCAATCAGCTCAACCCGGACGGCTCTGTCATCATCAACGCCGCGCGCAGCGAGCAGCAGGGTGTCCGGCTGACCGGGCTGACGCTGTTTCGTTTTGATACGAAGAATCGGTTCAAGGACCGAATCGAAGCGCGCGAGGCGTCACTCGAAGACGGCCAATGGGTGTTCAAGTCAGTGCGCCGATTCTCGCTCGACGCGCCGCCGGTGGACGAACCGACGTTCATCCTGCCCACCACTTTGACGCCGGCACAGGTCCGAAACAGTTTCTCCACCCCCGAAACTGTGTCGTTTTGGCAACTGCCGAGCTACATCCGTTCGTCGGAAAGTTCGGGCTTCGCGACCGCGGGCTACCGGCTGCAGTATCATAAGCTGATCGCACAGCCATTTTTGCTGGCTGCGATGGTCATGCTGGCTGCGTCCGTGTCCCTCAGGTTCTTCCGTATGGGTGGCGTTCAAAAAATGGTTTTGAGTGGCGTGGGCGCCGGCTTTCTGCTCTACGTGCTGTCGAAAGTAACGGAAGATTTGAGCAAGGCTGCGTTGATGGATCCGATCGCTGCGGCGTGGCTGCCGGTGTTCGTCGGCGGCCTCACCGGTTTTATGGCTTTGCTCTACCAGGAGGACGGCTAG
- the lptF gene encoding LPS export ABC transporter permease LptF, with protein MGSIDRYIFRTTLASFALVLVSLTGVIWITQALRGIDLMTSQGQTILTFLGITGLVIPSLLGVIAPIALMIAVSHTLNKLATDSEIIVMNAAGMSPIRLFVPFAYATCVVALLVTLLASYIAPDGLRRIKQWDAEITADVLTNILQPGRFAQLDQNLTIRIGERQPGGELKNILIDDRRDPKERITIIAEKGTVVKNADGSFLVLEDGNLERFEIGKREPAMVAFARYAFDMSKFSNQGRDVTLGIRERYVWELMAPAEDDPIYKQIPGQFRQELHDRFLAPIYPFAFAALTFAFLGAPRTTRQSRNFSFGSAILAVFGVRMAGFACSVMTVKTPIAALIQYVMLFGVLALSIWIIVGGVVVEPPARLMEAINRSNARIARLFRRPATA; from the coding sequence GGTACATCTTTCGCACGACGCTGGCGTCGTTTGCGTTGGTGCTGGTCAGCCTCACCGGCGTCATCTGGATTACACAGGCGCTTCGCGGCATCGACCTGATGACCAGCCAGGGCCAGACCATCCTGACCTTTCTCGGCATCACCGGCCTGGTCATTCCCTCGCTGCTTGGCGTCATCGCGCCGATTGCGCTGATGATCGCCGTCTCGCATACGCTGAACAAGCTCGCGACCGACTCCGAGATCATCGTGATGAACGCCGCCGGCATGTCGCCGATCCGGCTGTTCGTGCCGTTCGCCTATGCCACCTGCGTGGTCGCCCTGCTCGTCACCCTGCTGGCGTCCTACATCGCGCCCGACGGCCTGCGCCGGATCAAGCAGTGGGACGCCGAGATCACCGCCGACGTGCTCACCAACATCCTGCAGCCCGGTCGTTTTGCGCAGCTCGACCAGAATCTGACGATCCGGATCGGCGAGCGCCAGCCGGGCGGCGAACTGAAGAACATCCTGATCGATGACCGCCGCGATCCGAAGGAGCGGATCACGATCATCGCCGAAAAGGGCACCGTGGTGAAGAACGCCGACGGCTCGTTCCTGGTGCTGGAGGACGGCAATCTGGAGCGGTTCGAGATCGGCAAGCGCGAGCCGGCCATGGTGGCGTTCGCGCGCTACGCCTTCGACATGTCGAAATTCTCGAATCAGGGCCGCGACGTCACGCTTGGCATCCGCGAGCGCTACGTCTGGGAGCTGATGGCGCCGGCCGAGGATGACCCGATCTACAAGCAGATCCCCGGACAATTCCGGCAGGAATTGCACGACCGCTTCCTGGCCCCGATCTATCCGTTCGCCTTCGCCGCCCTCACCTTCGCGTTTCTCGGGGCGCCGCGCACCACTCGCCAGAGCCGCAACTTCTCGTTCGGCAGCGCCATCCTCGCCGTGTTCGGCGTGCGAATGGCCGGCTTCGCCTGCTCGGTGATGACTGTGAAAACCCCGATCGCGGCGCTGATCCAGTACGTGATGCTGTTCGGTGTCCTCGCGCTGTCGATCTGGATCATCGTCGGCGGCGTGGTCGTCGAGCCGCCGGCGCGGCTGATGGAGGCGATCAACCGCTCAAATGCGCGAATCGCGCGGCTGTTCAGAAGGCCCGCCACCGCATGA